The Mycolicibacterium aurum genome segment CCACCAGTTCCCCGACTGGTTCCAGACGATCTTCCACTCCGGCATCTCGGCGGGCGCCATCGCCGCGATCGTGCTGAACCTGTTGCTGAACACCGGATCTCGCGACACCGACGAAGGTGACCTGGCCGCGCACGACGCGCCGCGCGGCGCACTGCCCGACCCGCTGGACGCGTTGCGCGCCGCGGACCCGTCGACGCCGCCGGAGGACCTGGACGACCTGGCGCACAAACGCCCGGAACTGCACACGATCATCGTCACCAACCCGTCGACGGACGTGTCGACCTGCGAATGGATCAAAGAGCAGGGCAACCCGCAGGTCGACCAGGTGTACCAGAAGTGGGACGAGGTGACCGAGGGCCGGTTCTCCCGACGCAGCCGGGAATAGCGCTCAGCCGAACAATCCTTCGACGAGCGCGGTCGGAGACCCGAACCGGTGGGCAGTGACCGAGATCGCCTGCTCCCGCAGGAACGTGAGCAGCTCGACTCGGCCGGCCTCGACGACCGGCTGTGCGTACAGCGCGATATCGGCTCTGCCGTCGCTGGCCTCGGCGAATGCCTCGCGACTCCCGCCGAGCAGCCGGACTCGGGCAGGAGCGTTGCCGCGCAAGACTTTCCGCCACGCGTCCGAGTCTTCGACGCGGCACGTGATCCCGTGCGCCCGCAGCGCGTCGACGACTGGGGTGTCCAGCGGCCCCGGAGTCGAGACGGTGACCTGCGAGCCTGCCCGCACGCCCGCACCGACCACCCGCAACAGCGATGCCGTGTGGCCATCCTCGGCGCGCACCGTCACCGGGACGGGTCGGTAGCGCAGCACATTCTTTTCCGCCGCCAGACCCGTGACGTCGCGGGCGACGCCGAACTCCTGCTCCCAGCACAGGGCGTCGGACGCGAAGGACCGCGTGAGAAATTCGCGTTCGGTCAACGCGACATCGAAAGATGCTGCAGCGTCGAGCAGTTTCCGGGATGCTGCGGTGAGGGCACCGCCCTGTTCGGCGGGTGCAGTGCGCCAGTCACTGAGTCCGATCAGGTAGTTGGGACCTCCGGCCTTGGTACCGGCACCGACCGCGGACTTCTTCCAGCCGCCGAAGGGCTGACGCCGCACGACCGCCCCCACGGTCGATCGGTTCACGTAGGCGTTGCCGGCCTCGACCTGGTCGATCCAGCGTTCGATCTCGTCGCGGTCGAGGCTGTGCAGTCCCGCCGTGAGCCCGTAGTCGACCTGGTTCTGGATCGCGATTCCCGCGTCCAGGTCGTCGGCTTCGATGAGGCCGAGGACGGGTCCGAAGTATTCGGTGAGGTGGAACTCCGAGCCGCGTCGGACACCGGTCTTCACGCCGGGCGACCAGAGCCGGCCGGTGTCGTCGAGCCGCCGGGGCTCGACGAGCCACTGCTCCCCCGTCGCCAGTGTCGTCAACGCGCGCAACAGCTTTCCCTCGGCCGGCTCGATGACCGGACCCATCTGGACGGTCGGGTCGGCCGGATAGCCGACCTTCAGCGAGCTGACCGCGTCAACGAGCTGGTCCCGGAACCGAGCCGAGCGTGCCACGGATCCCACCAGAATGCCGAGCGAGGCCGCCGAGCATTTCTGCCCGGCGTGCCCGAACGCCGAATACACCAGGTCTTTGACGGCCAGATCGATGTCCGCATGCGGCGTGATCAGGATGGCGTTCTTGCCGCTGGTCTCGGCGAGCAGGGGAAGGTCAGTCCGGAACGAGCGGAACAACGCGGCGGTGTCGAACGCCCCGGTGAGGATCAGGCGGCCGACCCGCGGATCGGAGACCAGCAGTGTGCCGAGATCACTTTCGTCGACGTGCACCAGGTGCAGCGCCTCGCGGGGCACCCCGGCGTCCCACAGCGCCTGCACCATCACCGATCCGCACCGCCGGGCCTGGGTGGCGGGCTTGATGATGACGGCGCTGCCCGCGGCCAGTGCGGCCAGCGTCGAGCCGGCGGGGATCGCCACCGGGAAGTTCCACGGTGGCGTGACGACGGTGAGCCCGACCCCCACCGCGGTGGCACCGTCGACGTCGTCGAGCTTCTCGGCCAGGGACGCATAGTAATTCGCGAAGTCGATCGCCTCGGAGACTTCGGGATCACCCTGATCGAGGGTCTTACCGGTCTCCGCGGCCATCACCTCGAGCAACGCCGGGCGTGCGGCCTCCAGGGTCCCCGCCGCTCGACGCAGGATCGCGGCACGGGCCGCACCGGGCAGCGCCGACCAGTTCGTACCCGCCGAAACCCCCTCGGCGATCGCGGAATCGAGCGCGTCGGCGCTCGACACGGTGTGCTCGTCCACCAGATCCAGCCCGACCCTCGACCCCGGGATGCGGTCGGTGATCGCCCGCCCCCACGCACGGTTGCCCGGCAATGACGGGTCGGTGTCGGCGACATTCGAGAAGATCTGTCTGATCGAGGCTTTCGGGTCATCGGTGCGCCGGTCCTGGTGGCGGTTCGGCGCCGGTACGACGGCGTTGTCAGAGGTCGTGTCGAGGGCCGCCAGCGATGCGACGAACCGCTCCTTCTCCCGGTGATACAGCGTGTGGTCGCTGTGTAGTTCGAACACCGCGGACATGAAGTTCTCCTGGCTGGCCCCCTCCTCGAGCCTGCGCACCAGGTAGGCGATCGCGACGTCGAAGTCCTTCGGGTGCACCACGGGCACATAGAGCAGCAGTCCGCCCACTGTCCTGCGCACGGCCTCGGCCTGCGCCTCGGCCATGCCCAGCAGCATCTCGAAGTCGATTCGGTCCCGCACGCCGCGGCGTCCCGCCAGCGTCCACGCGTAGGCGATGTCGAACAGGTTGTGACCGGCGACGCCGATGCGCACGTTCTCGGTGCGCTCGGGTGTCAGCGCGTAGTTCAGCACCCGCTTGTAGTTGGTGTCGGTGTCCTGCTTGGTCGACCACGTCGCGGGCGGCCAGCTGTGCAGCTCTGCCTCGACGTGCTCCATCGGCAGATTGGCACCCTTGACCAGTCGGACCTTGATGCCGGCGCCACCGCGTTCCCTGCGGGCGCGAGCCCAGTCCTGCAGCCGGATCATCGCCCCCAGGGCGTCCGGCAGGTAGGCCTGCAGCACGATTCCGGCGTCGAGTCCGAGAAGTTCGGGGCGATCGAGCAGCTGCGTGAACACCGCGATCGTCATCTCCAGATCGCGGTACTCCTCCATGTCCAGGTTGATGAACTTCGCCGTCGGGGAGCTGGCCGCCAAGGTGAACAGCGGCAGCAGGCTGTGCACGACGTGGTCGACCGCGTCGTCGAACGCCCATGGCGAGTGCGGCGGCACCGTCGCCGAGACCTTGATCGAGACGTAGTCGACATCTGGACGCGCGAGCAGCCGCTCGGTGCCGTCGAGCCGGCGGGCCGCCTCACGCCGGCCCAGCACCGCTTCGCCCAGCAGATTGATGTTGAGCCCGACGCCGCGGCCGCGGATCCGCTCGATGGAGCGGCCCAGGCGAGCATCGGTGGCGTCCACCAGAAGGTGACCGACCATCTCGCGCAGCGCCCGGCGCGCGATCGGGATGACGAGGCCCGGAGCAACTAGCGACACCGCGGCGCCGAGCCGGATCATCAGACGCAGGTGCCACGGCAGGAAGCCGGGCGCGGTGCGGGCGAGATCCCGCAGGTTGGCCGCCGCGATGCGGTGGTCCTCCGGACGGATCACCCGGTCGACGAATCCGACGGTGAAGTCGAGTCCCGCAGGATCTCTCAGCAGGTCGGCGAGCCGGCGTGCCGCGGGCGCGACCGGTTGTCCGGCCGCGTCGTCGAGCCACTGCCGAACCAGCGTCTCGACGTCCGCCAGCACACCTGCGTCAGTGCTCATAGGGGTCATTTACTCATGATCCGCCCCGACGAACCTTAGAATAAAGCGATGAATACTGACCATAAAGCATAAGCAGAGATGATGAATAAGCGGCCGGATCTGCTCGACACCCGGCGCCTGCGCCTGCTGCACGAACTGAGCCTGCGCGGAACGCTGGCCGAGGTCGCCGAGGCGTTGCACCAGAGCCCGTCCTCGGTGTCACAGGCGTTGAGCCAGCTGGAACACGAGGTGGGGGTAGCGCTGCTGGAGAAGGCCGGCCGGCGGGTACGGCTCACCCCGGCCGCCGAGGTGCTGGTCGAGCACACGGCCGTCATCCTGAAGCGGCTCGAGCTGGCCGCCTCGGAGGTCGCGGCGCAACGAGAGGAGGCGTCCGGCACCGTTCGGGTGGCCGTGTTCCAGTCGGTGGCCTCGGCGTTCATGCCACAGATGCTCACCGAGTTGGCCGTCCGGCACCCGCGGCTGCGAGTCACGATGTCGCAGCGGGAGCCGGAGCAGGCGCTCTACGAGACGTGGATGCGCGAGTTCGACCTGGTGATCGCCGAGGAGTATCCGGACCACGCCGCGCGGACCTATCCCGATCTGGACCGTGAGCCGCTGACCTCGGATCTGCTTCGGCTGGCCGTTCCGCCCGCCGGGGAGCCCTGGGATCAGGTGACCTCGGTCAGCGATGCCGCACACCTGCCCTGGACGATGGAGCCGGCCGGCACAGCGTCCCGCCACTGGGCCGAACAGCTATGTCGGCGGGCCGGATTCGAACCCGATGTCCGGTTCGAAACGGACGATCTGGAGGCGCAGATCGCGCTGATCGAGAGTGGCAACGCCGTCGCGATCCTGCCGGACCTGATGCGCGTCCGACGCCGCCCGGACCTGCGCGTCATCGACGTCGACCCGCGACGGCGCTCGGTCTTCACCGCGACCCGGACCGCGCTGCGCCACACGCCGGCGATCCGCGCATGCCGTGAAGCGCTCGCCGCCGTGGCACCCAAAGACCTTGCGGTGCCCTGACTCTGCCGCGAGCCCTAAGAGGCCAATCGCTGCACCGCAGCGGCGATCCGCTCGTCCGTCGCCGTCAGCGCCACCCGGACATGCCGGGCGCCCCGCGGACCGTAGAACTCGCCCGGCGCGACCAGGATCCCGCGTTCGGCCAGCCACGCCGCCGTGTCGCGGCACGGTTCGTCGCGGGTGGCCCACAGGTACAGGCCCGCCTCGGAGTGATCGACGGTGAAGCCTGCCGCACGCATCGCGGGCAGCAGGGCGTCGCGGCGAAGGGCATAGCGCGCGCGCTGCTCGCGTTCGTGCTCGTCGTCGCCGAGGGCGGCCACCATCGCGGCCTGCACGGGACCGGGCACCATCATGCCTGCGTGCTTGCGCACCGCGAGCAACTCCGCCACCACCTCGGGATCACCGGCGACGAAACCCGCCCGATAGCCGGCCAGCGACGACGTCTTCGACAGGGAATGGATGGCCAGCAGCCCGGTGTGGTCGCCTCCGCAGACGTCCGGGTGCAGCACCGAGACCGGCGTAGCGCCCTCCCAGCCCAGCCCGAGGTAGCACTCGTCGGAGGCGACCAGGACACCTCGTTCGCGGGCCCATTCGACGACCTTGCGCAGGTGGTCGACGCCGAGCACCTTGCCGGTGGGATTACTCGGCGAGTTCAGGTACACCACCGCTGGTACCGACGGGCCCAACTGCGTCAGCGAATCGGCGCGCACCACGGCGGTTCCGGCCAAGAGGGCACCGACCTCGTAGGTGGGGTATGCCAATTCGGGCACCACGACGACGTCGGCTGCGTGCAAGCCCAGCAGCGTCGGCAGCCACGCGATCAGTTCCTTCGTTCCGATCACCGGCAGCACCGCCTCCGGAGCGAGGCCGGTGATGCCGTACCTGCGCTGCAGCGCGGCGACGGCGGCGTCCCGCAACGCGGGGGTGCCGTGGGTGGTCGGGTAGCCGGGCGCCGACCCGGCCGCAGCGAGGGCGTCGCGGATCACCGGCGCCACCGCGTCGACGGGAGTTCCCACCGACAGGTCGACGATGCCGTCGGGATGCGCCCGGGCC includes the following:
- a CDS encoding proline dehydrogenase family protein, which encodes MSTDAGVLADVETLVRQWLDDAAGQPVAPAARRLADLLRDPAGLDFTVGFVDRVIRPEDHRIAAANLRDLARTAPGFLPWHLRLMIRLGAAVSLVAPGLVIPIARRALREMVGHLLVDATDARLGRSIERIRGRGVGLNINLLGEAVLGRREAARRLDGTERLLARPDVDYVSIKVSATVPPHSPWAFDDAVDHVVHSLLPLFTLAASSPTAKFINLDMEEYRDLEMTIAVFTQLLDRPELLGLDAGIVLQAYLPDALGAMIRLQDWARARRERGGAGIKVRLVKGANLPMEHVEAELHSWPPATWSTKQDTDTNYKRVLNYALTPERTENVRIGVAGHNLFDIAYAWTLAGRRGVRDRIDFEMLLGMAEAQAEAVRRTVGGLLLYVPVVHPKDFDVAIAYLVRRLEEGASQENFMSAVFELHSDHTLYHREKERFVASLAALDTTSDNAVVPAPNRHQDRRTDDPKASIRQIFSNVADTDPSLPGNRAWGRAITDRIPGSRVGLDLVDEHTVSSADALDSAIAEGVSAGTNWSALPGAARAAILRRAAGTLEAARPALLEVMAAETGKTLDQGDPEVSEAIDFANYYASLAEKLDDVDGATAVGVGLTVVTPPWNFPVAIPAGSTLAALAAGSAVIIKPATQARRCGSVMVQALWDAGVPREALHLVHVDESDLGTLLVSDPRVGRLILTGAFDTAALFRSFRTDLPLLAETSGKNAILITPHADIDLAVKDLVYSAFGHAGQKCSAASLGILVGSVARSARFRDQLVDAVSSLKVGYPADPTVQMGPVIEPAEGKLLRALTTLATGEQWLVEPRRLDDTGRLWSPGVKTGVRRGSEFHLTEYFGPVLGLIEADDLDAGIAIQNQVDYGLTAGLHSLDRDEIERWIDQVEAGNAYVNRSTVGAVVRRQPFGGWKKSAVGAGTKAGGPNYLIGLSDWRTAPAEQGGALTAASRKLLDAAASFDVALTEREFLTRSFASDALCWEQEFGVARDVTGLAAEKNVLRYRPVPVTVRAEDGHTASLLRVVGAGVRAGSQVTVSTPGPLDTPVVDALRAHGITCRVEDSDAWRKVLRGNAPARVRLLGGSREAFAEASDGRADIALYAQPVVEAGRVELLTFLREQAISVTAHRFGSPTALVEGLFG
- a CDS encoding LysR family transcriptional regulator: MNKRPDLLDTRRLRLLHELSLRGTLAEVAEALHQSPSSVSQALSQLEHEVGVALLEKAGRRVRLTPAAEVLVEHTAVILKRLELAASEVAAQREEASGTVRVAVFQSVASAFMPQMLTELAVRHPRLRVTMSQREPEQALYETWMREFDLVIAEEYPDHAARTYPDLDREPLTSDLLRLAVPPAGEPWDQVTSVSDAAHLPWTMEPAGTASRHWAEQLCRRAGFEPDVRFETDDLEAQIALIESGNAVAILPDLMRVRRRPDLRVIDVDPRRRSVFTATRTALRHTPAIRACREALAAVAPKDLAVP
- the dapC gene encoding succinyldiaminopimelate transaminase, with translation MTQSSGRPSRPSKSASLPVFPWDTLADVTAAARAHPDGIVDLSVGTPVDAVAPVIRDALAAAGSAPGYPTTHGTPALRDAAVAALQRRYGITGLAPEAVLPVIGTKELIAWLPTLLGLHAADVVVVPELAYPTYEVGALLAGTAVVRADSLTQLGPSVPAVVYLNSPSNPTGKVLGVDHLRKVVEWARERGVLVASDECYLGLGWEGATPVSVLHPDVCGGDHTGLLAIHSLSKTSSLAGYRAGFVAGDPEVVAELLAVRKHAGMMVPGPVQAAMVAALGDDEHEREQRARYALRRDALLPAMRAAGFTVDHSEAGLYLWATRDEPCRDTAAWLAERGILVAPGEFYGPRGARHVRVALTATDERIAAAVQRLAS